From Erigeron canadensis isolate Cc75 chromosome 8, C_canadensis_v1, whole genome shotgun sequence, one genomic window encodes:
- the LOC122579651 gene encoding heat shock cognate 70 kDa protein-like produces the protein MDGSNVLPAVGIDLGTTYSCVGVWRHGQVEIVPNDQGNRITPSSVAFTDVRRLIGEASMNQIGMNATNTIFDAKRLIGRRFSDDIVQQDMKLWPFKVIKGTNDIPNIVVSHMGEEKRFCAEEISAMVLTKMKDIAETYLGETVENAVITVPAYFTDSQRQATKDAGRVAGLNVLQMLNEPTSAAIAYGLDNVADTTREKNVLVFDLGGGTFDVSLVTIDRECKLTVKAVDGDTHLGGQDFDNKMVDHCVKEFYRKHKKDISGNPKVLGKLRVHCERAKRTLSSTTEATIEVDGLYQGIDFFLTISRAKFENLNADYFAKCIETVERCLNAANVSKKLVDEVVLVGGSTRIPKVRSLLQDFFDGKQLYNGIHADEAVANGATILAARLSGKKGQNLNKLEFWDVTPLSLGVEAYDDTISVVIEKNTPMPARKERDYVTIKDNQPAIIFNVYEGVRPRPIHNNWLGKFEVDVPRAPRGESRVKVVFAINANGILKCSGEEETTGFKKKIRIDKGRLSKEEIEKMVRDSKKYKLEDQEYKKKVTARNKLEEYIYVVQNKIKTIGNDAKTRIRKKDLKKLEKAIEDANQYIGVDKLVDVGVYEMMLNNLENLQISICHS, from the exons ATGGATGGAAGTAACGTTCTTCCTGCTGTCGGTATTGATCTAGGAACAACATATTCTTGTGTGGGTGTATGGCGACATGGTCAAGTAGAGATCGTACCTAATGATCAAGGTAACAGGATTACTCCATCTTCTGTTGCTTTTACCGATGTCAGACGTCTAATTGGTGAAGCTTCCATGAACCAGATCGGTATGAATGCCACAAACACCATCTTTG ATGCTAAAAGGTTGATTGGAAGGAGATTTAGTGATGATATAGTTCAACAAGACATGAAGTTGTGGCCTTTTAAAGTCATTAAAGGGACTAATGATATTCCAAATATTGTTGTTTCACACATGGGTGAAGAGAAAAGATTTTGTGCAGAAGAGATTTCAGCCATGGTTCTTACGAAAATGAAAGATATTGCAGAGACATACCTTGGTGAAACCGTAGAGAACGCAGTTATTACAGTGCCTGCATATTTCACCGACTCACAACGGCAAGCAACCAAGGATGCAGGTCGTGTGGCTGGACTTAATGTTTTACAAATGCTTAATGAGCCTACCTCAGCTGCAATTGCCTACGGACTAGACAATGTAGCTGACACGACTCGTGAAAAGAATGTGCTTGTATTTGACTTGGGTGGTGGCACATTTGATGTTTCTCTAGTCACCATTGATAGAGAATGCAAGTTAACCGTGAAGGCTGTGGATGGTGACACTCACTTAGGTGGTCAGGACTTTGACAACAAAATGGTGGATCATTGCGTCAAGGAGTTTTATAGAAAGCACAAGAAAGACATTAGTGGGAATCCAAAAGTACTTGGTAAATTGAGAGTCCACTGTGAAAGAGCAAAACGAACACTATCTTCCACAACCGAAGCCACTATTGAAGTGGATGGATTGTACCAAGGCATTGATTTTTTCTTAACTATTAGTCGTGCGAAGTTTGAGAATCTTAACGCAGACTACTTTGCTAAATGCATAGAAACAGTTGAGCGTTGTTTGAACGCTGCAAATGTGAGCAAGAAACTTGTTGATGAGGTAGTACTTGTAGGTGGATCAACACGGATTCCTAAAGTACGCAGTTTGTTGCAAGATTTCTTTGATGGAAAACAGCTTTACAATGGTATCCATGCTGATGAAGCGGTAGCAAATGGTGCAACAATTCTTGCAGCAAGGTTAAGTGGCAAAAAAGGTCAGAACCTGAATAAATTAGAGTTTTGGGACGTTACTCCTTTGTCACTTGGTGTAGAGGCGTATGACGACACTATATCAGTCGTGATTGAAAAGAATACCCCGATGCCTGCAAGGAAGGAACGTGATTACGTAACCATCAAAGATAATCAACCTGCcataattttcaatgtgtatgaGGGTGTAAGACCAAGGCCGATACACAATAATTGGCTAGGAAAATTTGAGGTTGATGTACCACGTGCGCCAAGGGGTGAATCAAGAGTTAAAGTTGTTTTCGCCATAAATGCTAATGGTATTTTGAAATGCTCGGGAGAGGAAGAAACAACCGGATTCAAAAAGAAGATAAGAATCGACAAAGGGAGGCTTTCAAAGGAAGAGATTGAGAAAATGGTAAGAGACTCGAAAAAGTACAAACTAGAGGATCAAGAGTACAAGAAGAAGGTAACTGCTCGCAACAAATTGgaggaatatatatatgttgtgcaAAATAAAATCAAGACCATAGGTAACGATGCGAAAACAAGAATACGAAAGAAGGACTTGAAGAAACTGGAAAAGGCCATAGAGGATGCTAATCAATACATTGGTGTTGATAAACTTGTTGATGTTGGAGTATATGAGATGATGCTAAATAATCTAGAAAACCTGCAAATTTCTATTTGCCACTCTTGA
- the LOC122579267 gene encoding histone H1-like, whose translation MATEEPIVATEPVAPAIVEPTADVSAPEEKAEVPAADKPKKVKKTTAKAKPRSPALHPPYFEMIKEAIVTLKEKNGSSQYAITKFIEEKQKNLPVNFKKLLLTQLKKFVAAGKLVKVKASYKLPAAKAPAPAKKKPAAKPKAKAAPKPKTVVKKAPAKKVVAKPKPVPKAKTVAKPKPAAKAKSAKPAAKAKPAAKPKAVAKPAAKVKTAAATKAKPKPKTPTKTAKVARTSTRSSPGKKAPAAPKAVAKKAPVKKAAAKSLKPKPAIAKKATTARKARK comes from the exons atGGCGACGGAAGAACCGATTGTGGCGACGGAGCCTGTTGCGCCGGCGATCGTTGAACCGACGGCGGATGTTTCAGCACCGGAGGAAAAAGCTGAGGTTCCGGCAGCTGATAAGCCGAAGAAAGTTAAGAAAACAACTGCGAAAGCTAAACCTAGAAGCCCTGCTTTGCATCCGCCTTACTTTGAG ATGATTAAGGAGGCAATTGTGACATTGAAGGAGAAGAATGGATCTAGTCAGTATGCAATCACTAAGTTTATTGAAGAGAAGCAGAAGAATTTGCCAGTTAATTTTAAGAAGCTTTTGTTGACTCAGTTGAAGAAATTTGTGGCTGCTGGTAAGCTAGTTAAGGTCAAGGCTTCATACAAGCTACCTGCTGCAAAAGCTCCAGCACCAGCCAAGAAGAAGCCGGCTGCGAAGCCAAAGGCGAAGGCTGCACCCAAGCCTAAGACGGTTGTGAAAAAAGCGCCTGCAAAGAAGGTGGTTGCCAAGCCTAAGCCGGTTCCTAAGGCGAAAACTGTAGCCAAGCCAAAGCCAGCTGCCAAGGCTAAGTCTGCTAAGCCTGCTGCAAAAGCTAAACCTGCTGCCAAGCCAAAAGCTGTAGCGAAACCTGCTGCAAAGGTGAAAACTGCTGCTGCTACTAAGGCGAAGCCGAAGCCCAAGACACCAACAAAGACCGCGAAAGTAGCTAGAACGTCAACGAGATCTTCTCCAGGGAAGAAGGCTCCTGCAGCTCCTAAGGCTGTGGCAAAGAAAGCACCTGTGAAGAAGGCAgctgcaaagagtttgaaaccTAAACCGGCTATTGCAAAGAAGGCTACCACTGCTAGGAAGGCGAGGAAGTGA
- the LOC122579363 gene encoding protein HYPER-SENSITIVITY-RELATED 4-like: protein MFSYESLPPPKTILSAAASLTASALLFKSITADLVPSGIHEYFSSSFKRLSSQFTIIVQESDGLTPNHLFEASNIYLGSKLSPSTTRIKVSKPEKDDEFTVTVDRNQPIFDVFQNFQCKWVLKSEKVGIRGDKNGNVPFEIRFFELSFHKKYKDLVLKKYLRYVIKRAKEIKDEIKTVKLHTVDYNGPDYWGSVVLNHPATFETMAMEQDKKVELMEDLDLFVTRKDYYRRVGKAWKRGYLFYGPPGTGKSSLVAAMANYLKFDVYDLDLREVQCNSDLRRLLIGTKNRSIIVIEDIDCNVGLQSRESADPNGDEDKITLSGLLNFIDGLWSSCGDERIVVFTTNHKERLDAALLRPGRMDVHLEMSYCTYGGFKTLASTYLQVEEEEKLEVFCTIKEMLEKVKVTPAEIAGELMKGVKVDIVLSNLILWLQKKEADAEHITAN from the exons TTCTCTTCAAATCCATCACCGCCGATCTCGTTCCGTCTGGCATCCATGAATACTTTTCATCATCTTTCAAACGTCTATCTTCCCAATTCACCATCATTGTCCAAGAGTCTGATGGCCTAACTCCAAACCATCTTTTCGAGGCCTCGAATATTTACTTGGGTTCCAAGTTATCGCCTTCGACGACTAGAATCAAAGTCAGTAAGCCCGAAAAAGACGATGAGTTTACCGTCACTGTGGACCGAAACCAGCCCATATTCGACGTCTTTCAGAATTTTCAGTGTAAATGGGTATTAAAGAGTGAAAAGGTTGGTATTAGAGGTGATAAGAATGGTAATGTGCCTTTTGAAATTAGGTTCTTTGAATTGAGTTTTCATAAGAAGTATAAAGATCTAGTTTTGAAGAAGTACTTAAGGTATGTGATTAAGAGGGCGAAAGAGATTAAGGACGAGATTAAGACGGTCAAACTGCATACGGTTGATTACAATGGACCGGATTACTGGGGCTCAGTGGTTTTAAACCATCCTGCAACATTTGAAACTATGGCCATGGAGCAAGACAAGAAGGTTGAGCTTATGGAGGATCTTGATTTGTTTGTAACTAGGAAAGATTATTATAGGAGGGTTGGGAAGGCTTGGAAACGAGGGTATTTGTTTTATGGGCCACCTGGTACGGGGAAGTCGAGTTTGGTTGCAGCCATGGCTAACTATCTTAAGTTTGATGTCTATGATTTGGACTTGAGAGAGGTGCAGTGCAATTCTGATCTGAGGAGGTTGTTGATTGGTACTAAGAACCGATCTATAATTGTAATCGAGGATATTGATTGCAATGTTGGCTTGCAGAGTCGTGAGAGTGCAGACCCAAATGGGGATGAGGATAAG ATAACTTTATCAGGGCTGCTCAACTTCATTGATGGGTTGTGGTCAAGTTGTGGAGACGAGCGGATAGTAGTGTTCACGACAAATCACAAGGAGCGCTTGGATGCGGCATTGCTGAGGCCAGGTCGAATGGATGTGCACCTAGAGATGTCTTACTGTACATATGGTGGATTCAAAACACTTGCATCTACTTACCTACAGGTTGAGGAAGAGGAAAAGTTGGAAGTATTTTGCACAATTAAAGAAATGTTGGAGAAGGTTAAAGTTACACCTGCCGAAATTGCAGGAGAGTTGATGAAGGGTGTGAAAGTGGATATTGTGCTTTCAAACCTCATTCTCTGGCTCCAAAAGAAGGAAGCAGATGCAGAGCATATCACTGCTAATTAA